The sequence below is a genomic window from Neochlamydia sp. AcF84.
CAGGCTTTTAGATCTTTCCCCTGGGGCTAGAATGATTTTATTTATTTGCCTTAAAGGCAATTGCTCGGTAAGGAAAGGCCCGTAAAGAGGATAAACATTAGCATCCGAGATAATAACCAGCTGGGAATAATCTCTTTTAAGCTGCAGATTTGTAAAAAGAGGAACGGGATTAATAAGAATAGAAGAATCTTGCAAGGTAAGGTTAATCGAGGTCCATTGACGAAGGCTTAAGGAATCCATATCTCTTGATTTATTTATGCATAATTTAATGGACTAACTATAAATCTTTTTAAGCCCTTTGGTTAAAAGCCTGATTTTTGCATAGGTAGCTAAAGCCTACAGAGTCAGTAAAAGGATAAATTGCTTTATAGTCTTTTTTCAGTTTAGAGAAAGCACTTTGCATTTTTGGTTGAAAGAGTTATCCAGTATTGGGGGTTATTATAGAGAGAGCGGATCTATTCTCTTTGCTTTCATAGAGGGGTACCTAGCTACAGAAATTAAAAATAGGAGAGCACAAGCCCATTTTAATTGAAAGTAATTTAGCCTATTGAACTTAACCATTTTCTAACGGCTTGCTTCCTAGTTTGAAATAGCCAATAAGTTAGGAGTTGGGCATGCCGAAAAATTAAGACGGCTATTGAAAGGTAACCGTCATAGCATTGGGTACTCTTTTTCCTATTTAGAAAGAAACTGTAAACATTCCTTTTACTTCCACGGCGTTCATTGCTAGGTCTGACGCTACGGAAAGAGATGGGGTGTTATTTATTATTGTATGTCGCTTGTTAACGATTACGTTCAAGGCAGGAAGAAAGCTCTCTTCCCCAGCTTGTTCATGGATATCGTTAAAAGTAAATGAACTATTTTCAACACTCACCATTGTTTCTCCACCTGCCCTAATCGAGCGGTTAAGAGGGAAACTTTTTCAATGATTGAAGGCTCGTTTGTGGTCTCAAAATTTTGATTGAGATTTCAAAAGCGGCGCTTTATATTTTTTGTTTTTTTTTAAGGTGATATTTTGGAAATACAGCCTTTTAGATAAAAAATCTCAAAAAATTTAAATTATGCAACCTATTGATTAATCTTCCCTATTCATTTTTAGCCCACCATTTTTAAAATAGATAGGCATAATTATTTCATTTATAACTTCTTTATATTTCTCATTCTTAAAAAATCAGTCGGGACTTTTATAGTTCTGCACTCTTTTTCATGTGGCTTTCTAGGGCTCTAGAGGTTGTGCAGGATTTAGGAAATCCTCTAGCGATCATGCCTATTAAAACTTATACATGATAAAATTTGTTATAGCAGCTTAAAAAAAACATTAGCAAGTCTTATTAACTATTTTGTTATCAGCTTCTTTCTTGCTTCTATATAATCAGCCAAGGAAGCTTTCCCTTCAGATAACAAGTTATTAAAGGATAAAAATAATTGATCTTTTAAATAAAAAGGAAGAGTACCTTCACGGCTTTTTAGGGCTAGATCTTCCCATTCTTTCCAGGTGGCAAGCTCATCTGAAAAAAGAGACAACTGTTGCTGCAGCATGGCTATCCTTAATAAGTTAAAAGCATATAAAAAAGTCCCATATTGCAGTTTTTCTGGTTTATCTTTGAATGCCTCTCCCTGTTCTAGCATCGAATTTCTTAGGTTAAGTGCGGCTTTCAAGCCTTCTTCATATTCTTCTCTAGCTAATAAAAGGGTTGTTTGGGCGTAGCTAGTATAGAAAGGATCATTTTCATAGGCTGTTCGCTTAATTGCTGATGTCGCATACAGACTAGCCTCTTCATTTTTTCCTCTTAGTAACAATGTCTCAGCAATTAATCCCTCATATTTGGGGTATAATTCTGGATGTGCTGCCATGATTGCATGAAGATTTCTTAGCGCTTCTACTTCCGCGGCAGGATCGCTACTTTCTTGAGAAGAGGTAAAAAGAGAAAATTCTTTCTCCGCACGTATAAAATCAGCTTCAGAAGCGGCATGATGGCGCCATATAAATTGAAAGAGAATAAAGCCAAGGATTATAAGCCCTAAAAAAGAATAAAGAAGAATTTTTCCGTTACCTAAGGCCCATTGAGTCAAAGGATGCGCTAGGAGGGCATCAGACCAAGAGAGGGATGTGTCGGAGGAGAGCAATTCGCGTTTTAGATTTTTTTTCATATTTGAGGGCTTTTTTGCTTGATTTTTGCGCTGTCTAGAACGAATATCATATAACATGTTTATTTATTGTAAAGTTAAAAGTAAAACGTATGAATGTTTCCCAGGAAAAACTTTCTTTGTTCGAAGAATTGCGTTATGTGCCGCTCGATCATATTAATATAAGTCCTTTTCAGCCTAGACGGCAGTTTGCTGAATCTGAATTAAAAGAATTGGCTGAATCTATAAAAGCAGTGGGCTTAATTCATCCACCTATTGTTAGAACTGTGGAAAATTCTTCGCATTATGAGCTGGTGGCAGGAGAAAGGCGCTTTCGTGCTGCTAAGCTAGCAGGCTTATTCGAAATTCCTGTGCTTGTGCGATCGTCAAGTCATATACTTTCTGCCCAAGCTGCTTTAATTGAAAATATTCAGCGAGTGGATTTAAATCCTATAGAGATTTCTAAAGCCCTATTTAGCTTGATGGAAGAATTTAAATTTAGCCAAGAAAAGCTAGCCGCCTCGGTGGGAAAAAAACGTTCGACGATTGCCAATTATCTACGTTTATTGTCTTTACCTAATCTTATACAAGATAGTTTAAGTAAAAATCTAATTACCATGGGGCATGCCAAAGCTATCCTAGCGGTAGAAGGGGCCGAAAAGCAGGTTTATCTGCATGAATTGATTCTAAGAGAGAGTTTAAGTGTGCGTGAAACTGAAAAAGCGGTACAAAAACTTAAGCAAAAAATTAAGCATAAGAAACTCTCTTATGAAACGCGTGACTTTTATTTAGAGCAACTAGCAGAAAAACTGCAGTATAAACTAGGCACTAAAGTTTTTATCCGCGCCAAGGGAAGGCAAGGGCGCATTTCTATCGACTATTTTAACCTTGACGATCTTGAGCGCTTGTTAGAAGCTTTGGGAGTCAGGGAATAAGTTTATATCCCCTGTATTTGAAAATTGATTGCTCTTATCTTACATGATTGATGAGATTTGTTTAATCATCAATAGGGCTTTTATAGGTCATATTGGATTTTTATATTAGCGGGTAGCTAATCTTTTAAGATTTTTCTGAAAAAATAAGCTGAAACAAAGCACTGAAGAGTCTTGAAATATTAACTAGATTGGAGGCTGATAGGTTAACCTTTTATCAAGGTTGTATAACACTTTCTCTTAGCGAGATATAGCTTTTTAAGCTGGGTTCTTGAATCTATCTGCTTTT
It includes:
- a CDS encoding ParB/RepB/Spo0J family partition protein; amino-acid sequence: MNVSQEKLSLFEELRYVPLDHINISPFQPRRQFAESELKELAESIKAVGLIHPPIVRTVENSSHYELVAGERRFRAAKLAGLFEIPVLVRSSSHILSAQAALIENIQRVDLNPIEISKALFSLMEEFKFSQEKLAASVGKKRSTIANYLRLLSLPNLIQDSLSKNLITMGHAKAILAVEGAEKQVYLHELILRESLSVRETEKAVQKLKQKIKHKKLSYETRDFYLEQLAEKLQYKLGTKVFIRAKGRQGRISIDYFNLDDLERLLEALGVRE